From the Haladaptatus sp. DJG-WS-42 genome, the window ATGGAGGAAGGCCACATCGTCGCCTACGAAGACGGGCTCTCCATCGAGAAGTCGGTAAAAATCGACAACCCACAACGTGCTGTCTACATCGGTGACCACCTCTACATCATCGGCTCCACTGAGATTGTGGTACTCGATGAGACGACGTGGGACGAGGTCAACCGCATCTCCCTCCGCTGACGCCGCTTCTTTTTACCCCGTGGTACCGTGGGTCACGCTATGCGCGTGAACTGCGAAGGCTGCGCCGGATGCTGTATCGACTGGCGCGCCATCTCCTCGACGACGCTCGACCACGAGCGACGCGGCCCGCGCCAACCGCTCGATGACGTGTACAATCTCGTCCCGCTTCGCCGCGAGGAGGTGCGGCGCTTTCTCGACGCGGGCTACGGCGACGCGCTCGTGCCTCGGCTCTTTCAGGACGAAAATGCCGCCGACTCGCGGGTCACCGTCGATGGAATCTCGCTCGCCGCAATCGAGAGCGGCCCGGCCTTTTTCGTCGGCCTCCGCAAACCGCCAAAACCGGTGGCTCCCTTCGACACCGACCAGACGTGGCTGCCGACGTGCGCCTTCCTCGACCCCGACACGCTCCAGTGTCGCATCCACGCGAGCGACCTGTATCCCGAAGAGTGCGCGGTGTATCCGGGGTACAACCTCGCACTCGACTACGAAACCGAGTGCGAGCGCGTCGAGACGCTGTTTGGCGGCGAGCGCCTGCTTGAGCGAACGCCGACCGACGCCCGACCGCTGTTCGGCCGCCACGCGATTGGCGAAAAGGTGTTCGTCCACCCCGATCCCGACCGACTCTC encodes:
- a CDS encoding YkgJ family cysteine cluster protein, which encodes MRVNCEGCAGCCIDWRAISSTTLDHERRGPRQPLDDVYNLVPLRREEVRRFLDAGYGDALVPRLFQDENAADSRVTVDGISLAAIESGPAFFVGLRKPPKPVAPFDTDQTWLPTCAFLDPDTLQCRIHASDLYPEECAVYPGYNLALDYETECERVETLFGGERLLERTPTDARPLFGRHAIGEKVFVHPDPDRLSGTISRLATREATDEDRAEFLAVAAASSPGTTAINEAKYESAREQALAADSWAGQAITEWTERAGELGTPAPPDLAAHVELKRGAPKTPGWDTDN